GTGCCGCTTTGGCAGCCCTTCGTGTCCCGCCAGACCGTCGGCGTCGCCGGCACGGCGTACTGGTCGCTCCCCGGCCCGCCGGAGAAGTCCGACCGCGTGAAGTCGGAGCGTTCGCCCAGGTACTGCTGGGTTTCCGAGAACGACAGCCGGACGCCCGGCCGGTTCGCCGACGCGCCCGCGAAGGCGATCTTCGGATACCCGGCGACGACCTTGCCGAAGTCCACCACCGCGACCGGCACCGGCGGATCGGCGACCAGGCCGGGCCAGACCTCGTTGACGCGGCTGAACTCGCCCGACGGTGTGTTCTGCGCCTTCGTCACGGTGATCCGGACCTGCGCGGTCGTCACCGGCCGGTCGAACGCGACAGCGCGCTGGACGGCGGTGTTGCCGCTCACCGAAGCCGCGACGCGCCACGCGCCGGCGTCCAGCACCTCCACGGTGTAGTCCTGCGGCACACCGTCCACACTGGACAGAACCGTGACGCCGGGGAGCGCGACCGGCGTGGCCGAGGTGATGGTCAGGACGTCCGGGTAGGCGCCGATCGTGTCGTCGTTCCAGAAGGTGTCCGGGTTGCCGTCGACGGCGTTGCCGGGCGCGTACGTCCGCGGCTGGCCGTTCCCGCCGTTGTTCGGCGCGTGGAACGACGACGCGTCCGCGGTGGTCCCCGCGGGCCAGGCCGGTTTCGGCGGCGGCGCCTGCCGCTTGAACGTCGTGACGCCCCGCCCGAGCAGGCCGTCCGGGTTCGTGACGTCGCCGGTGGTCGACAGCACCTTCACCGGCCGCACGTCCCGGCTCGACGGCGCGACGACGTACTTGTGCCAGCTCGGGCCGGGCAGGGCGGTCGCCGCCGGCGCCGCGATCACCCCGCTCGCCACCAGGACCGTGACCGGCAGGATTGCTCTGAGCCACTTCATCGAGGCCTCCGCAAGGCGTTTGAATCGTTTCAACCGCTGGGTTGGGATCCAATCTGCGCGAGGCGTGCCAACGATGTCAACGAAGCCGGCGGTTCCTGTCCGGCAGGACAACCCGAAAGGCGGGGTCAGCTGCCGCCGGCGATGAAGCCGCGCACGGAGTTCGCGACGAGCTCCACGGCGATGGCCGCGAGCAGCAGACCGGCCACCTTGGCCAGCAGCGTGATGCCGCTTTCCTTGATCAGCCGGATGACCACGCCGGAGTACCGCATGCAGATGTAGATGACGAAGTGGGTCATCACGATCGCCAGCGCCAGCGCGATGTACGCGCCGACGTGGCCGTCGGCCTGCCGGACGAACACGATGGTCGCGGCGATCGCGCCGGGCCCGGCCAGCAGCGGCGTGCCGAGCGGCACGAGGGCGACGTTGACGTCCTCGCCGGCCGCCTCGGGCTCGTGCCCGCCGCCGGTGAGCAGCTGCAGCGCGATGAGCAGGAGCAGCAGGCCGCCGGCGCCCTGGAGCGCGGGGATGCCGATGCCGAGGTAGGCCAGGATCGCCTGGCCGGCGACCGCGAACAGGCTGATGACCAGCAACGACACCAGGACGGCCTGCCGGGCGGCACGTGCCCGCGTCGCCACCGGCTTGCGGCCGACCAGGCTGAGGAACACCGGCACCGTGCCGGGCGGGTCCATGATGACGACCAGGGTGATCGTCGCGCTCATGAAGAGCTTCGCGTCGAAGAAGTCGGCGATCGCCATCTCAGCCCTTCACGACCTGAAACCCCGTCGCACGCGAAGTGAGTTCCTCGAACTGCCCGGGGTCGGTGGTGCATTCGCCGAGCGCGATCGTCTTGTTGGTGCCGTGGTAGTCGCTGGACCCGGTGACGAGCAGGCCGAGCTCGCCGGCCAGCGCGCGGGTGCGGGCCCGCGTCGGCGCGTCGTGGTTCGGGTGGTCGGCCTCGACGCCGGTGAGCCCGCGCGCGGCCAGCTCGGCGAGGGTGTCCTCGCTGATGGTGGCACCGCGGCTGAAGGCGAAGGGGTGCGCGACGACCGTGACGCCCCCGGCCGCGGCGATCATGTCAATGGCTTCCTCGACCGGCGTGTCGCGGCGGGCGACGTAGTAGCCGCGGCGTGGGCTGAGGTAGTCGGCGAAGGCCTCGTCGACGGACTTGACCAGCCCGGCCCGGACCAGCGCCTGGGCCAGGTGCGGGCGCCCGGGCGGGGAGTCCTCGGGGAGCAGGCCGAAGATCTCGTCGGCGTCGACCGGGAGGCCGTCGGCGGCCATCCGCTCGGCCATCCGGCGCAGCCGCGTGCGGCGCTCGACGCGCAGCCGGGTCTGCTCGGTGACGACGGGCTCGGACGTCGGGTCGAAGAGGTAGGCCAGCAGGTGGACGCTGATCTGGCGGCCGGTCTCGGGGTCGATCGAGACGGTGGAGAGCTCGGCGCCGGGGACCAGCGTCAGCCCTGGTGGGATGGCCGCGGTGGCCGGGGCCCAGCCCGCGGTGGTGTCGTGGTCGGTGATCGCGACGGCGTCGAGCCCGGCTCTCGCGGCCGCGGCGACGAGCCCGGCCGGCGTGTCGGTGCCGTCGGAAGCGGTGGAATGGGCGTGCAGGTCGATGCGCATCGTGTCCATTGTCGACGATGCGCTACGTCACACGTGCGGCGGGAGGACTCAGCCGACGGGCTTCTTGCCGCGGGCGGCCCGCTGGGCCTTGATCATCGAGAAGCGCTCGGCCTGCTTCTGCTTGTCGCCGAAGACCAGCTCCGAGATCGTGTCGTAGAACTCTTCGGGCCGCGGCAGGTAGTCGATGCGGTTGAGGGCCTGGATCTGGCCGGCCGACTCGACGACCATCGTCCCGTAGCCCATCATGCGCCCGGTGGCGGTGCGCACGTAGCTGAGGTCGGTGACCTTGCTGATGGGCATCATCAGCACCTTGGTCGTGAACACCCCGGTGGTCATGACGAACCGCTTGTCGGTGACCACCAGCCGCTCGACCCACCACTCCATCACCACGTAGGCGAACCGCAGGACGACGAGCAGCGCGACGTACCAGAGGATGTTCTGGCCGATGTACAGCGCCGGTGGCAGCAGGTAGGACACCAGGACGCAGACGGCCAGCAGCGCGGCCGCTTCGAAGGTGTCCCACAGCAGCACCGCCCAGTGGCGGCGGATCCGGATGACCCGTCGCTCGGTGTCGAGGAGGTACTCGTCGGGGTCGCGAGGCGCGAACATGGTTCGAGGGTAGCCCCGCGATCAGCCCTTGAACACGTTGCTGACGAAGGTGATCACCGATTCGGCCGAGCTGCGCAGGAAGTCGACGATGTTGCCGACAAGGCCCGCGGCCTGACCGGGCTGGGCAATGACGAAGAACAGCACCAACGCGATACCGGCGAGGCCCGCAATCTTCTTCACGTTCACCGCGATCAAATCCCGTCTCTTACGGTGACACCGGACAACAGTACAAATTCTGACTTTTACGTTGTACCGCACTGAACAGGCGCACGGGAGGTAAGTCCCGCGCTCGGGTCAGCGCGCGGTCCGAAGTGTACCGTATGGCTACTCTCCGTGTACAGGACATCCGTTTTCAAGTCGATCACGTCTACCCTTCGGGACATGGACGGCCTCACCAGCACCACGATCCGCTGCGTCGGCGGCATCGCGTTCGATCCAGCCGGCCGCTTGCTGCTCATCCGGCGGGCGAATGACCCCGGTTCGGGGCAATGGTCTCTGCCGGGTGGCCGAGTCGAACCGGGCGAAACGGACAAAGAGGCGGTCGTTCGGGAGCTTTTCGAGGAGACCGGGCTCGACGTGATTCCCGGCACATTGATCGGGACGGTGACCCGCGGGCCGTACGAAATCCACGACTACGCCTGCTCGGTGACGGGCGGGGCCCTCACGGCGGGTGACGACGCTTCGGAGGCGCGCTGGTCCGATGCGGCAGACCTGTCGGCCCTGGAGGCCGCGGGAGAACTGGTGGACCTCCTTTATGTCACGCTCCGCGACTGGAAAGCGCTACCTCGGGCTTGATAAGCGGCCGACCGGCGTGTTTTCGGGGTCGACACGCGTGATCGAGCGGCCGACACGCGTGATCGGAGGGTCGACACGGCCGGTTCACAGCGGCAGCCAGGTCATCCGCTGCCCGTGCGGTGCGGTCCGCGCCAAGGCGTGCGCCTCCGCCTTCCCGTCCTCCCACCGCACGACGCCCAGCGTCGCCAGGCCGTCGCCCACGAGGTCCGAGCGCCCGGGCAGCACCGTCTCGAGGCCGGCGCCGTAGAACTCCTCAGAGACCCACCACAGCGGCCGTGAGGCCGCCAGGTCGGCCAGCTTCGCGACGAACTCCGCACGCCGCTCGGCCGGGAAGTACGCCAGCGCGTGGCTCGTCACCACCACCAGCGGCCCGTCCAGCGTGGCGGCCGCGGAGCCGACGTCGTCGACGCCGTCCCCGGCGATGAGGCGAGGGCGGTGCTTCGCCTGCTCGGCCGCCGCCGTGCGCAGGAGCCTGATGCGGTCGGGCTGGTCGGCCCAGACGCACGCCTCCAGCCACGCCAGCTCGTCCTCGTCCGAGAGGTCCACCGGGGCCCGGTCGAGCCCGGCCCGGTCCGTGATCGCCAGCTTCTTCGGCAGCTTCGGCGCCACCGCGCCGGGAGCCAGGTCGAGCGCGCAGTGCAGCCCGACCGGGGTCTTCGCCGGCCCCGCCGTCAGCTGCTCGCCGCCGTCGCACTGGTAGCGGTAGCCGAAGCGGTCGAGGCCCAGCAGCAGCCCCGCGCTGCAGCCGACCTCCAGCAGCGCGACCTTGCCGCCCGCCTCCTTCGCCGCCCGCGCCACGCCCGGGTACAGCAGCGCCGCCCGGCGGACCTCGTTCGTCTGCGTGTACCGCGAGGAGATCAGGGCACGGGCCTTGTCCGCCCGCTCCAGCAGGAACGACCGGAACAGCGGCCAGGTCTCCGAATCGACGCCGTCGAAGCCGCCCAGCGACGGGTAGTACCGCGAAAGCGGGTGGATGGGGTCGGCCTGCACCAGCCGGTGTGCCGTCGCCATCAGCAGCGTCGCGCGCACCTCGCCGTCGCGGGCGGCCGACAGCAGGCCCGCCACGTCGTCGTCCGCCGCCGCCTGCAGCGCCAGGTGCTCGTACAGCGGCGAGACCCCGCGGGCCTCGACTTCCGCGAACGTGCGCAGTACGTCCTTGATCCGGTCCAGGTCCATCAGAGCCTCATTCGTGCGGCACCGGCCGGCCCGGTTGCTCCCCGCCCCGAGTTTCCCCGTAGGAGCGCTTCGGCACCATCACCTTCCGCCGGAAGGTGCACACGATCAGGCCATCCTGCTTGTAACCGCGCGTCTCGACGTACACGACGCCGCGGTCGTCCTTGGACTTCGACGGCGTCTTGTCCAGCACCTCGGTCTCGCCGTAGATGGTGTCGCCGTGGAAGGTCGGCTTGACGTGCTTGAGCGACTCGACCTCGAGGTTCGCGATGGCCTTGCCGGAGACGTCGGGCACGGACATGCCCAGCAGCAGCGAATAGATGTAGTTCCCCACCACGACGTTCTTGCCGAAGTCGGTCGTCTCTTCGGCGTAGTGCGAGTCCAGGTGCAGCGGGTGGTGGTTCATGGTGATCAGGCAGAACAGGTGGTCGTCGTACTCGGTGACCGTTTTGCCCGGCCAGTGCTTGTAGACCGCACCGACCTCGAACTCCTCGTAGTACCGACCGAACTGCACTCGTCTCTCCTGTTCGCGTAACACCGCGTGAGGCTGGTACGACACGCATCCGTAGTGAGGAGTACCCTCAACCATTGGTTCTCGCGCGTCAACGCGAGCCCCACCACTCTCCGCCCCGGCCCGAAGGAGGTGAGGAACCCCGATGAGTAGTGGCGATAGTCCGCTCCCTAGTAGTCCCAGCGTTCCCACCACACCCGCCGGCCGGCTCATCTCCTGGTAGGCCTTCACTCCCCGGGAACGCTGGTGCCGCCGGGCGGACGCGTTCCGCCCTGGTCAGTCGTCTCGCACGACCACGCACGACGCCCAGGAGATCCCCATGCCTGCCATTCCCTCGCTCGGCGGCCTTCGCGGCCGCGGCAACAAGGGCGCCGTCCCCGTCCGCCCGGTCCCGGTGCCGCTGTCCGCGTACGTCGTGGACTGCGCGGTGTACGTCGCGGGTGAGCGCCTGCCCGGCCGCTGGACGCACGTCGAAGCGATCAAAGAGGTCCGGAAGCGGCACGAGGGGTTCGTCTGGATCGGGCTGCACGAGCCCGACTCCGAGCAGATCCAGGGCATCGCGGAGACCTTCGGGCTGCACGAGCTGGCCGTCGAAGACGCCCTCGAGGCGCACCAGCGCCCGAAGCTGGAGCGCTACGACGACACGCTCTTCCTGGTGGTCAAGACCGTCCGGTACGTCGAGCACGAGTCTCCCACCACGGCGAACGAGATCGTCGAGACCGGCGAGCTCATGGTGTTCCTCGGCCGGGACTTCGTGATCACCGTCCGCCACGGGAACCACTCGGGCCTGGCGCGCCTGCGCCGCGAGCTCGACGAAGACGCCGAGCGCCTGCAGCTCGGCCCGGCCGCGGTCGTGCACGCGATCGCCGACCACGTCGTCGACCACTACCTCGACGTCACGGGCCGCATCGAGAACGACATCGACGTCATGGAGGCGCAGGTCTTCGCGCCCCGCTCGCAGGTCAGCGCCGAGCAGATCTACCTGATGAAGCGGGAGGTGCTGGAGCTGCGCCGGGCGGTGATGCCCCTGGCGACGCCGGTCCAGCGCCTGGCCGAGGGCTACACGCGGCTGGTGCCGGACGAGGTCCGCTCCTACTTCCGCGACGTCGCCGACCACCTCACGACCGTGTCCGAGCGGGTGG
This genomic window from Amycolatopsis mongoliensis contains:
- the corA gene encoding magnesium/cobalt transporter CorA, which translates into the protein MPAIPSLGGLRGRGNKGAVPVRPVPVPLSAYVVDCAVYVAGERLPGRWTHVEAIKEVRKRHEGFVWIGLHEPDSEQIQGIAETFGLHELAVEDALEAHQRPKLERYDDTLFLVVKTVRYVEHESPTTANEIVETGELMVFLGRDFVITVRHGNHSGLARLRRELDEDAERLQLGPAAVVHAIADHVVDHYLDVTGRIENDIDVMEAQVFAPRSQVSAEQIYLMKREVLELRRAVMPLATPVQRLAEGYTRLVPDEVRSYFRDVADHLTTVSERVAAFDELLSTLVDATVAKISLQQNTDMRKITSWAAIITVPTMIAGIYGMNFDYLPELHWKFGYPLVITVILAICLLLYRIFRKNGWL
- a CDS encoding NUDIX hydrolase, which gives rise to MDGLTSTTIRCVGGIAFDPAGRLLLIRRANDPGSGQWSLPGGRVEPGETDKEAVVRELFEETGLDVIPGTLIGTVTRGPYEIHDYACSVTGGALTAGDDASEARWSDAADLSALEAAGELVDLLYVTLRDWKALPRA
- a CDS encoding PH domain-containing protein, which produces MFAPRDPDEYLLDTERRVIRIRRHWAVLLWDTFEAAALLAVCVLVSYLLPPALYIGQNILWYVALLVVLRFAYVVMEWWVERLVVTDKRFVMTTGVFTTKVLMMPISKVTDLSYVRTATGRMMGYGTMVVESAGQIQALNRIDYLPRPEEFYDTISELVFGDKQKQAERFSMIKAQRAARGKKPVG
- a CDS encoding MaoC family dehydratase, whose product is MQFGRYYEEFEVGAVYKHWPGKTVTEYDDHLFCLITMNHHPLHLDSHYAEETTDFGKNVVVGNYIYSLLLGMSVPDVSGKAIANLEVESLKHVKPTFHGDTIYGETEVLDKTPSKSKDDRGVVYVETRGYKQDGLIVCTFRRKVMVPKRSYGETRGGEQPGRPVPHE
- a CDS encoding PHP domain-containing protein, with product MRIDLHAHSTASDGTDTPAGLVAAAARAGLDAVAITDHDTTAGWAPATAAIPPGLTLVPGAELSTVSIDPETGRQISVHLLAYLFDPTSEPVVTEQTRLRVERRTRLRRMAERMAADGLPVDADEIFGLLPEDSPPGRPHLAQALVRAGLVKSVDEAFADYLSPRRGYYVARRDTPVEEAIDMIAAAGGVTVVAHPFAFSRGATISEDTLAELAARGLTGVEADHPNHDAPTRARTRALAGELGLLVTGSSDYHGTNKTIALGECTTDPGQFEELTSRATGFQVVKG
- a CDS encoding MarC family protein translates to MAIADFFDAKLFMSATITLVVIMDPPGTVPVFLSLVGRKPVATRARAARQAVLVSLLVISLFAVAGQAILAYLGIGIPALQGAGGLLLLLIALQLLTGGGHEPEAAGEDVNVALVPLGTPLLAGPGAIAATIVFVRQADGHVGAYIALALAIVMTHFVIYICMRYSGVVIRLIKESGITLLAKVAGLLLAAIAVELVANSVRGFIAGGS
- a CDS encoding DUF2332 domain-containing protein, with protein sequence MDLDRIKDVLRTFAEVEARGVSPLYEHLALQAAADDDVAGLLSAARDGEVRATLLMATAHRLVQADPIHPLSRYYPSLGGFDGVDSETWPLFRSFLLERADKARALISSRYTQTNEVRRAALLYPGVARAAKEAGGKVALLEVGCSAGLLLGLDRFGYRYQCDGGEQLTAGPAKTPVGLHCALDLAPGAVAPKLPKKLAITDRAGLDRAPVDLSDEDELAWLEACVWADQPDRIRLLRTAAAEQAKHRPRLIAGDGVDDVGSAAATLDGPLVVVTSHALAYFPAERRAEFVAKLADLAASRPLWWVSEEFYGAGLETVLPGRSDLVGDGLATLGVVRWEDGKAEAHALARTAPHGQRMTWLPL